The following coding sequences lie in one Palaemon carinicauda isolate YSFRI2023 chromosome 7, ASM3689809v2, whole genome shotgun sequence genomic window:
- the LOC137644203 gene encoding uncharacterized protein — MYAARILYSSAHPNPPTFTITPPRLTPIPIPLHPTPIPTLSQPSPPKPTPIPTLYHPTSPSFPFHFIPPPFLPHPTQPHSHPTPPSLTPIPIPLHPTPNPNPPHPIPIPIQPKPHSQPTQPKPHSQPTQPKPTPFTPHSTPPPPPPFSPYPAQPHPHSHLTSSHPIPTPPHPSPIPTLLHPASPPFPSHFIPPPFPSHFIPPPFPSHFIPPPFLPHPIPSPFPPKPNPILNPPNPNPPHSHPISPHPTPIPTLLLNPTPPHPIHTPFPPYPNPILNPFHPTPPHPHLTPPYPNPILIPSHPTPPPFQPHPQIPPHPILNPSHPTPPPFQPHPQIPPHPHHTPPPNPTLPHSNCIPNPSTPPHPPFQPNPQIPPTPFSTHPTPPTSYHTPKSHPTRF, encoded by the exons ATGTATGCAGCTAGGATATTGTATTC ATCAGCCCACCCAAACCCACCCACATTCACAATCACTCCACCCCGCCTCACCCCCATTCCCATCCCACTTCATCCCACCCCCATTCCTACCCTTTCCCAACCCAGCCCACCCAAACCCACCCCCATTCCCACCCTATACCACCCAACCTCACCCTCATTCCCATTCCACTTCATCCCACCCCCATTCCTACCCCACCCCACCCAACCCCATTCCCACCCTACTCCACCCAGCCTCACACCCATTCCCATCCCCCTTCATCCCACCCCCAATCCTAACCCACCCCATCCCATCCCCATTCCCATCCAACCCAAACCCCATTCTCAACCCACTCAACCCAAACCCCATTCTCAACCCACTCAACCCAAACCAACCCCATTCACACCCCattccaccccacccccaccccccccattCTCACCCTATCCCGCCCAGCCTCACCCCCATTCCCATCTCACTTCATCCCACCCCATTCCTACCCCACCTCACCCCAGCCCCATTCCCACCCTACTCCACCCAGCCTCACCCCCATTCCCATCCCACTTCATCCCACCCCCATTCCCATCCCACTTCATCCCACCCCCATTCCCATCCCACTTCATCCCACCCCCATTCCTACCCCACCCAATCCCATCCCCATTCCCACCCAAACCAAACCCCATTCTCAACCCACCCAACCCAAACCCACCCCATTCACACCCCAtttcaccccaccccacccccattcCAACACTACTCTTAaatcccaccccaccccaccccatccACACCCCATTCCCCCCCTACCCCAACCCCATTCTCAACCCattccaccccaccccaccccatccACACCTCActccaccctaccctaaccccatTCTCATTCcatcccaccccaccccacccccattcCAACCCCACCCCCAAATCCCACCCCACCCCATTCTCAACCCATCCCACCCAACCCCACCCCCATTCCAACCCCACCCCCAAATCCCACCCCACCCACATCATACCCCACCCCCAAATCCCACCCTACCCCATTCTAACTGCATTCCCAACCcatccaccccaccccaccccccattcCAACCCAACCCCCAAATCCCACCCACCCCATTCTCAACCCATCCCACCCCACCCACATCATACCACACCCCCAAATCCCACCCTACCCGATTCTAA
- the LOC137644204 gene encoding uncharacterized protein yields the protein MGKAQISSSSFLRESLKSLQRFQKAEISSSTFLRESLKSLQHFQKAQISSSSFLRESLKCLQRFQKAEISSSSFLRESLKGLQRFQKAEISSSSFLRESLKSLQRFQKAEISSSTFLRESLKGLQRFQKAEISSSSFLRESLKSLQRFQKAEISSSTFLRESLKSLQHFQKAQTSSSSFLRESLKCLQRFQKAEISSSSFLRESLKCLQRFQKAEISSSSFLRESLKGLQRFQKAEISSSSFLRESLKGLQRFQKAEISSISFLRESLKSLQRFQKAEISSSTFLRESLKCLQRFQKAEISSSSFLRESLKCLQRFQKAEISSSSFLRESLKGLQRFQKAEISSSSFLRESLKF from the exons atgggt aaggctcaaatcagtAGCAGTTCTTTTCTCAGAGAGTCTCTAAAAtctttgcaacgcttccagaaggctgagatCAGTAGCAGTACTTTTCTCAGAGAGTCTCTAAaatctttacaacacttccagaaggctcaaatcagtAGCAGTTCTTTTCTCAGAGAGTCTctaaaatgtttacaacgcttccagaaggctgagatCAGTAGCAGTTCTTTTCTCAGAGAGTCTCTTaaaggtttacaacgcttccagaaggctgagatCAGTAGCAGTTCTTTTCTCAGAGAGTCTCTAAAatctttacaacgcttccagaaggctgagatCAGTAGCAGTACTTTTCTCAGAGAGTCTCTTaaaggtttacaacgcttccagaaggctgagatCAGTAGCAGTTCTTTTCTCAGAGAGTCTCTAAAatctttacaacgcttccagaaggctgagatCAGTAGCAGTACTTTTCTCAGAGAGTCTCTAAaatctttacaacacttccagaaggctcaaaccAGTAGCAGTTCTTTTCTCAGAGAGTCTctaaaatgtttacaacgcttccagaaggctgagatCAGTAGCAGTTCTTTTCTCAGAGAGTCTctaaaatgtttacaacgcttccagaaggctgagatCAGTAGCAGTTCTTTTCTCAGAGAGTCTCTTaaaggtttacaacgcttccagaaggctgagatCAGTAGCAGTTCTTTTCTCAGAGAGTCTCTTaaaggtttacaacgcttccagaaggctgagatCAGTAGCATTTCTTTTCTCAGAGAGTCTCTAAAatctttacaacgcttccagaaggctgagatCAGTAGCAGTACTTTTCTCAGAGAGTCTctaaaatgtttacaacgcttccagaaggctgagatCAGTAGCAGTTCTTTTCTCAGAGAGTCTctaaaatgtttacaacgcttccagaaggctgagatCAGTAGCAGTTCTTTTCTCAGAGAGTCTCTTaaaggtttacaacgcttccagaaggctgagatCAGTAGCAGTTCTTTTCTCAGAGAGTCTCTAAAATTTTAG